From one Candidatus Anoxymicrobium japonicum genomic stretch:
- a CDS encoding tyrosine--tRNA ligase codes for MTEKLIEEQMRLISSGAVEVISEPEMRSRVERSIATGKPLIVKLGVDPTRPDLHIGHSVPLNKLRHFQELGHHVVLIIGDFTALVGDPSQQDVTRPVLTPDEVARNARTYVEQASKIIDTRHARIVHNSEWLAPLTFKEILALASKFTVARMMERDDFARRFASEKPIGLHEFLYPLMQAYDSVTLGADVELGGTDQKFNLLAGRNLQRAMGQTPQCVITLPLLEGTDGVHKMSKSLGNDVGLTDPPGEMFGKLMSIPDEIMWKYFELATSAPLEHVAEMRAATESGDMNPRDAKERLGIEIVKIYHGPAEAEQAAEAFRKVFSQKEMPQDALVAALDSARFSDGRIWIVDMLVSLDLVSSNSEGRRLIEGGGLSIDGVRIDDSSLELTPEQIEGTLLRKGKKTFVTVKITD; via the coding sequence ATGACGGAAAAGCTGATAGAGGAACAGATGAGGTTGATATCCTCGGGCGCCGTGGAAGTAATTTCCGAGCCCGAGATGCGCTCCAGGGTCGAGAGGTCTATAGCGACAGGGAAACCGTTGATAGTCAAGCTCGGCGTGGATCCGACGCGCCCGGATCTTCATATCGGGCACTCGGTGCCGCTCAACAAGCTTCGTCACTTTCAGGAGTTGGGGCACCACGTGGTCTTGATCATCGGTGATTTTACGGCGCTGGTTGGCGATCCGAGCCAGCAGGATGTCACGAGGCCCGTGCTTACGCCGGACGAGGTCGCTCGCAACGCCAGAACGTATGTCGAGCAGGCCAGTAAGATAATTGACACCAGGCACGCCCGGATCGTTCACAACAGCGAGTGGCTGGCCCCCCTCACGTTCAAGGAAATACTCGCTCTCGCCTCAAAGTTTACGGTTGCCCGCATGATGGAGCGTGACGATTTCGCGAGGAGATTCGCTTCGGAGAAGCCAATTGGACTCCACGAATTTTTATATCCACTGATGCAGGCTTACGACTCGGTGACGCTCGGCGCGGACGTAGAGCTTGGCGGCACTGATCAGAAGTTCAACCTGCTCGCGGGCAGAAATTTGCAGCGCGCCATGGGTCAGACGCCACAGTGTGTCATTACATTACCGTTGCTCGAGGGCACCGATGGGGTTCACAAGATGAGCAAGAGCCTCGGCAACGACGTGGGCCTCACCGACCCGCCCGGCGAGATGTTTGGCAAGTTGATGTCGATTCCCGACGAAATCATGTGGAAATATTTTGAGCTGGCAACCAGTGCGCCGCTCGAACACGTGGCCGAAATGCGAGCCGCCACAGAGTCAGGTGACATGAACCCGCGAGACGCCAAGGAGCGCCTCGGAATAGAGATCGTGAAGATTTATCATGGGCCCGCCGAGGCGGAGCAGGCCGCGGAGGCGTTTCGCAAGGTCTTCAGTCAAAAGGAGATGCCCCAGGACGCGCTGGTGGCCGCGCTGGATTCGGCGCGCTTCTCAGACGGACGGATTTGGATCGTTGACATGCTTGTTTCACTCGATCTGGTGTCTTCAAACAGTGAAGGGAGACGGCTGATCGAGGGAGGCGGGTTGTCGATAGATGGCGTTAGAATTGATGATTCATCGTTGGAATTGACACCCGAGCAGATCGAAGGAACACTTTTGCGCAAAGGAAAAAAGACGTTCGTAACGGTCAAAATAACCGACTGA